A region of Streptomyces sp. R44 DNA encodes the following proteins:
- a CDS encoding protein kinase, whose protein sequence is MAPESGAGGGVPDASAESWGEGGVVGDGRYRLTHRLGRGGMAEVFAAEDVRLGRTVAVKLLRADLAEDPVSKARFTREAQSVAGLNHHAIVAVYDSGEDLVGGRPVPYIVMELVEGRTIRDLLLSAEAPGPEQALIIVSGVLEALAYSHQHGIVHRDIKPANVIITHTGAVKVMDFGIARALHGAQSTMTQTGMVMGTPQYLSPEQALGKAVDHRSDLYATGCLLYELLALRPPFTGETPLSVVYQHVQDAPVPPSEVTGSVPPELDGLVMRSLAKDPDDRFQSAEEMRGLIQYGLQMLQQQGGHIGTWNTGPVAVYEGGHTPGGGMAATTALGHPMHGETAQGPILPPMNPDDGGYGGYDGGTGGTGGYGQGGYNAGNGGKGGRGKVLLFAALALVAVVAGVVYAVNKANDAGGTVKPPTTVSNSPSTVSQEPTASEEPSQEPTDEQGTSTGGSTDQPWTPPSTHTTTEPTSTPTTAPPTETTDTPTTEPTDTQTKTSAPPTDNPTQPTGDPTDDSSGGNGNPGTPTTGTGTQGG, encoded by the coding sequence ATGGCACCCGAATCCGGAGCAGGTGGCGGTGTGCCGGACGCGTCGGCGGAATCCTGGGGCGAGGGCGGAGTCGTCGGCGACGGCCGCTACCGGCTGACGCACCGTCTGGGCCGGGGCGGCATGGCGGAGGTCTTCGCCGCCGAGGACGTACGGCTGGGCCGCACCGTGGCCGTCAAGCTGCTGCGCGCCGACCTCGCCGAGGACCCGGTCTCCAAGGCCCGCTTCACCCGCGAGGCGCAGTCCGTCGCCGGGCTCAACCACCACGCCATCGTCGCCGTGTACGACTCCGGCGAGGACCTCGTGGGCGGCCGGCCCGTGCCGTACATCGTGATGGAGCTGGTCGAGGGCCGCACCATCCGCGACCTGCTGCTCAGCGCCGAGGCGCCCGGTCCCGAGCAGGCGCTCATCATCGTCTCCGGGGTCCTGGAGGCGCTGGCCTACTCGCACCAGCACGGCATCGTGCACCGCGACATCAAGCCGGCGAACGTGATCATCACGCACACGGGTGCGGTGAAGGTCATGGACTTCGGCATCGCGCGCGCCCTGCACGGCGCGCAGTCGACGATGACCCAGACCGGCATGGTCATGGGCACGCCGCAGTACCTCTCCCCCGAGCAGGCCCTCGGCAAGGCGGTCGACCACCGCTCCGACCTGTACGCGACCGGCTGCCTGCTCTACGAACTCCTCGCGCTGCGTCCCCCCTTCACCGGCGAGACCCCGCTGTCCGTCGTGTACCAGCACGTGCAGGACGCGCCGGTCCCGCCGTCCGAGGTCACGGGGTCCGTGCCGCCGGAGCTCGACGGCCTCGTCATGCGCTCCCTCGCGAAGGACCCGGACGACCGGTTCCAGAGCGCCGAGGAGATGCGCGGGCTCATCCAGTACGGCCTGCAGATGCTCCAGCAGCAGGGCGGCCACATCGGCACGTGGAACACCGGGCCGGTCGCGGTCTACGAGGGCGGGCACACCCCGGGCGGCGGCATGGCCGCGACGACCGCGTTGGGCCACCCGATGCACGGCGAGACCGCGCAGGGCCCGATCCTCCCGCCGATGAACCCGGACGACGGCGGTTACGGCGGCTACGACGGCGGCACGGGCGGCACCGGCGGCTACGGCCAGGGCGGATACAACGCGGGCAACGGCGGCAAGGGCGGCCGCGGCAAGGTGTTGCTGTTCGCCGCGCTCGCGCTGGTCGCGGTCGTCGCCGGCGTCGTGTACGCGGTGAACAAGGCGAACGACGCCGGCGGCACGGTGAAGCCGCCGACGACCGTCAGCAACTCGCCGTCCACCGTCTCCCAGGAGCCCACCGCCTCGGAGGAGCCCTCCCAGGAGCCCACCGACGAGCAGGGCACGTCGACCGGCGGCTCGACCGACCAGCCGTGGACCCCGCCGTCGACGCACACGACGACCGAGCCCACGAGCACGCCGACGACCGCGCCGCCGACCGAGACCACGGACACGCCGACGACCGAGCCCACGGACACGCAGACGAAGACGAGCGCGCCGCCGACCGACAACCCGACCCAGCCGACCGGCGACCCGACCGACGACTCCTCCGGCGGCAACGGCAACCCGGGCACCCCGACCACGGGCACGGGCACCCAGGGCGGCTGA
- a CDS encoding protein kinase: protein MSQDGAQGRYAGGSVAGGRYQLRDLLGEGGMASVYLAYDSALDRQVAIKTLHTELGREQSFRERFRREAQAVAKLSHTNIVSVFDTGEDTLDGAVMPYIVMEYVEGQPLGSVLAADVQQYGAMPADKALKVTADVLAALEVSHEMGLVHRDIKPGNVMQTKRGVVKVMDFGIARAMQSGVTSMTQTGMVVGTPQYLSPEQALGRAVDARSDLYSVGIMLFQLLTGRLPFDADSPLAIAYAHVQEEPVAPSSVNRSVTPAMDALVARALRKNPNERFPSAAAMRDECLRVLSAGQTGAPMIVQGGPVSSGAGVGSAVFPPVGQTPPPTPHPGVQQPYMPTPQPGPYGPATPAPAPAYGYPQQAPTPAPYAPTPAPAPYAPTPAPMPGPGTVAGGSGASVSGSGSRRNTPVLVGAIAVALLAIGGLLVALNLNKEEDPQAGGTGGTQTEQSESAAPGHKGPDLTKTIDTKKCTQPSESSDDPSKFEVPNFTYKNIQSVKACVQAAGWKIMTQTPVDEATYGEGTVLEQYPPAGQDITDADAEFTLKISTGNPPQ from the coding sequence ATGAGCCAGGACGGCGCACAGGGCCGCTATGCGGGCGGTTCGGTCGCGGGCGGCCGGTACCAGCTGCGTGACCTGCTCGGCGAGGGCGGCATGGCGTCGGTGTACCTGGCGTACGACAGCGCTCTCGACCGGCAGGTCGCCATCAAGACGCTGCACACGGAGCTCGGCCGGGAGCAGTCTTTCCGCGAGCGGTTCCGGCGCGAGGCGCAGGCCGTCGCGAAGCTGTCGCACACGAACATCGTCTCGGTCTTCGACACCGGCGAGGACACCCTCGACGGCGCCGTCATGCCGTACATCGTCATGGAGTACGTGGAGGGACAGCCGCTCGGCTCGGTCCTCGCCGCCGACGTCCAGCAGTACGGTGCGATGCCGGCCGACAAGGCCCTCAAGGTCACGGCCGACGTGCTGGCCGCCCTGGAGGTCAGCCACGAGATGGGCCTGGTCCACCGCGACATCAAGCCGGGCAACGTGATGCAGACCAAGCGCGGCGTGGTCAAGGTCATGGACTTCGGCATCGCGCGGGCCATGCAGTCCGGGGTCACCTCGATGACCCAGACCGGCATGGTCGTCGGCACCCCCCAGTACCTCTCCCCCGAGCAGGCCCTCGGCCGTGCGGTGGACGCCCGCTCCGACCTTTATTCGGTCGGCATCATGCTCTTCCAGCTGCTGACGGGCCGGCTGCCCTTCGACGCCGACTCGCCGCTCGCCATCGCCTACGCGCACGTGCAGGAGGAGCCGGTCGCCCCGTCCTCCGTCAACCGCTCGGTGACGCCGGCGATGGACGCGCTCGTCGCCCGCGCGCTGCGGAAGAACCCGAACGAGCGGTTCCCGAGCGCGGCCGCGATGCGGGACGAGTGCCTGCGGGTGCTCTCGGCCGGCCAGACCGGTGCCCCGATGATCGTCCAGGGCGGCCCGGTCAGCAGCGGTGCGGGCGTCGGCTCGGCGGTCTTCCCGCCCGTCGGCCAGACCCCGCCGCCGACCCCGCACCCCGGCGTGCAGCAGCCGTACATGCCGACGCCGCAGCCCGGCCCGTACGGCCCCGCGACCCCGGCGCCCGCCCCGGCGTACGGCTACCCGCAGCAGGCGCCGACGCCCGCGCCGTACGCGCCGACCCCGGCCCCCGCGCCGTACGCCCCCACGCCGGCGCCCATGCCCGGACCGGGCACGGTCGCGGGCGGCTCCGGTGCCTCCGTCTCCGGCTCCGGTTCCCGGCGGAACACCCCGGTGCTCGTCGGCGCGATCGCCGTCGCGCTGCTCGCGATCGGCGGCCTGCTCGTCGCGCTCAACCTGAACAAGGAAGAGGACCCGCAGGCGGGCGGCACGGGCGGCACGCAGACCGAGCAGAGCGAGTCCGCGGCGCCGGGCCACAAGGGCCCCGACCTGACCAAGACGATCGACACGAAGAAGTGCACGCAGCCTTCGGAGTCGAGCGACGACCCGTCCAAGTTCGAGGTCCCGAACTTCACCTACAAGAACATCCAGTCGGTGAAGGCGTGTGTCCAGGCGGCCGGGTGGAAGATCATGACCCAGACCCCGGTGGACGAGGCCACGTACGGCGAGGGCACGGTCCTGGAGCAGTACCCGCCGGCCGGCCAGGACATCACGGACGCGGACGCCGAGTTCACCCTCAAGATCTCGACGGGCAACCCGCCGCAGTAG
- a CDS encoding PadR family transcriptional regulator, with translation MSIRHGLLALLERGPRYGSQLRTEFESRTGSTWPLNVGQVYTTLNRLERDGMVAQGGEDEAGHTLYAITDSGRAELRTWFEKPVDRTSPARDELAIKLAMAVGAPGVDIRDVIQSQRRHTVKAMQDYTRLKAQALVAVEGGGAGGRDDVAWLLVLEQLIFQTEAEARWLDHCESRLIRLSASAAAGTTATPTDRGTPTAPGTLTAPGTPTAPGTLTAPGTPTAPGTLTAPGTSSS, from the coding sequence ATGTCGATCCGCCACGGGCTCCTCGCCCTCCTCGAACGCGGCCCTCGCTACGGCTCCCAGCTCCGTACGGAGTTCGAGTCCCGCACCGGCTCCACCTGGCCGCTCAACGTCGGCCAGGTCTACACGACCCTCAACCGGCTCGAACGCGACGGCATGGTCGCCCAGGGCGGCGAGGACGAGGCCGGACACACGCTCTACGCGATCACCGACAGCGGCCGCGCCGAGCTCAGGACCTGGTTCGAGAAGCCGGTGGACCGCACCAGCCCCGCCCGTGACGAGCTGGCCATCAAGCTCGCCATGGCCGTGGGCGCGCCCGGCGTCGACATCCGCGACGTCATCCAGTCCCAGCGCCGGCACACCGTGAAGGCGATGCAGGACTACACCCGGCTCAAGGCGCAGGCCCTCGTCGCCGTCGAGGGCGGCGGGGCCGGGGGACGCGACGACGTGGCCTGGCTGCTCGTCCTGGAGCAGCTGATCTTCCAGACCGAGGCGGAGGCCCGCTGGCTGGACCACTGCGAGTCCCGGCTGATCCGCCTGTCGGCGTCGGCCGCCGCGGGCACCACGGCGACCCCGACCGACCGGGGCACGCCGACGGCCCCGGGCACCCTCACCGCGCCGGGCACCCCGACGGCCCCGGGCACCCTCACCGCGCCGGGCACCCCGACGGCCCCGGGCACCCTCACCGCGCCGGGCACTTCAAGCTCCTAG
- a CDS encoding ABC transporter ATP-binding protein — protein MTAQQPVLQLQNLTRVHGAGATEVHALRGIDLAVYPGELVAVMGPSGSGKSTLLTIAGGLDTPSSGRVIVEDTDITTASVKELAALRRRSIGYVFQDYNLIPALTAAENVALPRELDGTSARKARVEALAALEEMGLGHLADRFPDEMSGGQQQRVAIARALVGDRRLVLADEPTGALDSETGESVLALLRSRCDAGAAGVLVTHEPRFAAWADRVVFLRDGAIVDQTVRSEADSLLSGQVAEA, from the coding sequence ATGACCGCACAGCAGCCCGTGCTGCAACTCCAGAACCTGACCCGCGTCCACGGCGCGGGCGCCACCGAGGTGCATGCCCTGCGGGGCATCGACCTCGCCGTGTACCCCGGTGAACTCGTCGCCGTCATGGGCCCGTCGGGCTCCGGCAAGTCCACGCTGCTGACCATCGCGGGCGGCCTGGACACCCCCAGCTCCGGGCGAGTGATCGTCGAGGACACCGACATCACCACCGCGAGCGTCAAGGAGCTCGCGGCCCTGCGCCGCCGCAGCATCGGCTACGTCTTCCAGGACTACAACCTCATCCCGGCCCTGACCGCCGCCGAGAACGTCGCCCTACCCCGCGAGCTGGACGGGACCTCCGCCCGCAAGGCCCGCGTCGAGGCCCTCGCCGCGCTGGAGGAGATGGGCCTCGGGCACCTCGCCGACCGCTTCCCCGACGAGATGTCCGGCGGCCAGCAGCAGCGGGTGGCCATCGCCCGCGCCCTCGTCGGCGACCGCCGCCTCGTCCTCGCCGACGAGCCGACCGGCGCCCTCGACTCCGAGACCGGTGAGTCCGTGCTCGCCCTGCTCCGCTCCCGCTGCGACGCGGGCGCCGCCGGTGTCCTCGTCACCCACGAGCCGCGGTTCGCCGCCTGGGCCGACCGGGTGGTGTTCCTGCGGGACGGTGCCATCGTCGACCAGACGGTGCGCAGCGAGGCCGATTCCCTCCTGTCGGGCCAGGTGGCCGAAGCGTGA